A DNA window from Akkermansiaceae bacterium contains the following coding sequences:
- a CDS encoding aldehyde dehydrogenase family protein — protein MYLSLPSYLAGIAVHSTDVQEVTNPWNGDPVGGASRITRAQLDGAIAVHTARHTPLTRYERSEVLNRARAALDSRREEFARLITHEAGLCLRETRYEVGRACDVLAFSAMEALRDDGQTFSCDISPGGKARKIFTLREPVDLVAAITPFNHPLNQVAHKIAPAIAAGAPLVLKPSEKTPLTATLFAGLLYDAGLPGWMLSVVHGSLEEVTRPLIRDERVELVSFTGSAAIGKEIAATAGYKKLCLELGGHSPMIVLEDADLDLAAKLACEGSFRNSGQRCTAVRRLLVQESVLEDFTRRFVKLAQTYVCGDPEDEATVVGTVIDEAAAISIRRAVDDAVSHGAEVLLGGDRTGARMEPTILGGMSRGSWLAGNECFGPVAPIFSVRDLDDALALANASPYGLSSSIVTSSMDSAIRAVKELQVGTVNVNEIPGYRLELSPFGGVKDSGLGIKEGVIEAMKFMSRVKTFSLPW, from the coding sequence ATGTACCTCAGCCTTCCATCCTATCTCGCTGGCATCGCCGTCCACAGCACCGATGTGCAGGAGGTGACGAACCCATGGAACGGCGATCCCGTCGGCGGGGCATCCCGCATCACCCGGGCGCAGCTCGATGGAGCCATCGCCGTCCATACCGCGCGCCACACTCCGCTGACCCGCTACGAACGCTCGGAGGTACTCAATCGCGCCCGCGCCGCGCTGGACTCGCGGCGGGAGGAGTTCGCCCGCCTCATCACCCATGAGGCCGGGCTGTGCCTGCGGGAGACGCGCTACGAGGTGGGCCGCGCCTGCGATGTGCTGGCCTTCTCCGCGATGGAGGCCCTGCGCGATGACGGGCAGACCTTTTCCTGTGACATCTCCCCCGGCGGAAAGGCGCGGAAAATTTTCACGCTGCGGGAGCCGGTGGATCTCGTCGCCGCCATCACCCCTTTCAACCATCCGCTCAATCAGGTGGCGCACAAGATCGCTCCGGCCATCGCGGCGGGCGCACCGCTGGTCCTGAAGCCGTCGGAGAAAACCCCGCTCACCGCCACCCTGTTCGCGGGCTTGCTGTATGACGCGGGCCTGCCCGGCTGGATGCTCAGCGTGGTGCATGGCTCGCTGGAGGAAGTGACGCGCCCGCTGATCCGTGACGAGCGGGTGGAACTGGTCAGCTTCACCGGCAGCGCGGCCATCGGCAAGGAGATCGCCGCCACGGCGGGCTACAAGAAACTCTGCCTGGAACTGGGCGGGCATTCGCCGATGATCGTCTTGGAAGACGCGGACCTCGACCTGGCGGCGAAGCTGGCCTGCGAGGGGAGTTTCCGCAACAGCGGCCAGCGTTGCACCGCAGTCCGGCGGCTGCTGGTGCAAGAGAGCGTGCTGGAGGATTTCACCCGCCGGTTCGTGAAGCTGGCGCAAACCTACGTCTGCGGAGATCCGGAGGACGAGGCGACGGTGGTGGGCACGGTCATCGATGAAGCGGCGGCGATCTCCATCCGCAGGGCGGTGGACGATGCCGTCTCCCATGGCGCGGAAGTCCTGCTCGGCGGCGACCGGACGGGCGCGCGGATGGAGCCGACCATCCTCGGCGGGATGTCCCGTGGCTCATGGCTGGCGGGGAACGAATGCTTCGGCCCCGTCGCCCCCATCTTCTCCGTCCGGGATCTCGATGACGCGCTGGCCCTGGCGAACGCCTCGCCGTATGGCCTTTCCAGCTCCATCGTCACCTCCTCCATGGACTCCGCCATCCGTGCGGTGAAGGAACTGCAGGTGGGCACCGTCAACGTGAACGAGATCCCCGGCTATCGGCTGGAGCTTTCCCCCTTCGGTGGCGTGAAGGACAGCGGCCTCGGCATCAAGGAAGGCGTCATCGAGGCCATGAAATTCATGAGCCGGGTGAAGACGTTCTCGCTGCCGTGGTAA
- a CDS encoding zinc-binding dehydrogenase translates to MMTSTDRKTAAVQLFRGPSLPFGMAEVPLPETLAAGEVLVRITLATICGSDLHTVDGRRHGPVPCVLGHEAVGVVQASARGDICEGQRVTWSLADSCGCCAPCTSWSLPQKCGSLFKYGHAPMDDGTGLNGCYASHILLRPGTTILPVPDTLADGLVAPANCALATIANALAELPTPCDAALVQGSGLLGLYACAWLRHQGVSTVYCADMEPRRLALVEEFGGIPVLAGDVERTVPGNLDLVVEVAGSSAAVPQGISVLRPGGRYVWAGMVHPETRLDLTGEAIVRKCLTVRGVHNYQPRHLAQALAFLEETKDALPFGKLVSPPLPLSSLDEAFAMTRRREWLRVSVKP, encoded by the coding sequence ATGATGACTTCCACAGATCGAAAAACCGCCGCCGTCCAACTGTTTCGCGGGCCTTCCCTGCCATTCGGGATGGCGGAGGTGCCGTTGCCGGAAACGTTGGCCGCAGGGGAGGTGCTGGTGCGCATCACCCTCGCCACCATCTGCGGGTCGGACCTGCACACGGTGGACGGCCGCCGCCACGGGCCGGTGCCGTGCGTCCTGGGCCATGAGGCCGTCGGCGTGGTGCAGGCCAGCGCGAGGGGGGACATCTGTGAGGGCCAGCGCGTGACCTGGAGTCTGGCGGACAGTTGCGGCTGCTGCGCGCCGTGCACGAGCTGGAGCCTGCCGCAGAAGTGCGGATCCCTTTTCAAATACGGCCATGCGCCGATGGACGACGGCACCGGTCTGAACGGTTGCTACGCCAGCCACATCCTCCTCCGTCCCGGCACCACCATCCTGCCCGTGCCGGATACACTTGCGGACGGACTGGTGGCCCCGGCGAACTGCGCGCTCGCCACCATTGCCAACGCGCTCGCGGAACTGCCGACGCCGTGCGATGCCGCCTTGGTCCAGGGCAGCGGCTTGCTCGGCCTATATGCCTGCGCGTGGCTGCGCCATCAGGGGGTGTCCACGGTGTATTGCGCGGACATGGAGCCGCGGCGGCTCGCACTGGTGGAGGAGTTCGGCGGCATCCCCGTGTTGGCCGGTGATGTGGAGCGGACCGTGCCGGGGAACCTCGACCTGGTGGTGGAGGTGGCCGGTTCATCCGCCGCCGTGCCGCAGGGCATCTCCGTGCTGCGCCCCGGCGGCAGGTATGTATGGGCGGGCATGGTCCATCCGGAAACCCGGCTCGACCTAACCGGGGAGGCCATCGTGAGGAAATGCCTCACCGTGCGCGGCGTCCACAACTACCAGCCCCGCCATCTGGCGCAGGCGCTGGCTTTCCTGGAGGAGACAAAGGACGCACTGCCCTTCGGGAAACTCGTCAGCCCGCCGCTGCCCCTTTCCTCGCTCGATGAAGCCTTCGCAATGACCCGCCGCCGGGAGTGGCTGCGCGTGTCCGTGAAACCCTGA
- a CDS encoding pyridoxal phosphate-dependent aminotransferase, producing MESLSSRIAKVSPSLTLAVTAQTKALIAKGEEVYALAGGEPDVDTPEFIKAAAIEALQGGKTKYTPAGGIPELREALSEKLLKDNNLTYAANQICVTSGAKMACYNAILAVIEEGDEVIIPTPYWVSYPEMVKLAGGIPVLVETKESTGWKMTPEQFEEAMTPATKMVILNSPGNPTGAVYTEEELREIGEIALGEDIIILSDEIYEKLVYGEAKHVSIASLSDELYNLTITVNGFSKAYSMTGWRLGYTAAPKHLADAIDKIQNHTVSNACTFAQYGAVAALKGDQSFIEDLRGEYDVRRQFVLSRLKSIPNIRVVEPQGAFYFFVYTGNTGLKSMNLCDKLLSRYKVAAIPGIAFGYDEGIRISYCTTLDVLNEGLTRFEQFCREH from the coding sequence ATGGAAAGCCTCTCATCCCGCATTGCGAAAGTTTCGCCATCCCTCACCCTCGCCGTCACGGCCCAGACCAAGGCATTGATTGCCAAGGGCGAAGAAGTCTACGCCCTCGCCGGTGGCGAGCCGGACGTTGACACCCCGGAATTCATCAAGGCAGCCGCCATCGAGGCACTGCAAGGCGGCAAGACCAAGTACACCCCCGCCGGTGGCATCCCGGAGCTGCGTGAAGCCCTCTCCGAGAAGCTTCTCAAGGACAACAACCTGACCTACGCGGCCAACCAGATCTGCGTGACCTCCGGCGCGAAGATGGCCTGCTACAACGCCATCCTCGCCGTGATCGAGGAAGGTGACGAAGTCATCATCCCCACCCCCTACTGGGTTTCCTACCCGGAAATGGTGAAGCTGGCCGGTGGTATCCCCGTGCTGGTGGAGACCAAGGAATCGACCGGGTGGAAGATGACCCCGGAGCAGTTCGAGGAAGCGATGACCCCCGCCACCAAGATGGTCATCCTCAACTCCCCCGGCAACCCGACCGGCGCCGTCTATACGGAGGAGGAACTCCGCGAGATCGGTGAGATCGCTCTCGGTGAGGACATCATCATCCTTTCCGACGAGATCTACGAAAAGCTGGTCTATGGCGAGGCGAAGCACGTCTCCATCGCCTCCCTCAGCGACGAACTTTACAACCTGACGATCACCGTAAACGGCTTCTCCAAGGCCTACTCGATGACCGGCTGGCGCCTGGGCTACACCGCCGCTCCGAAGCACCTGGCGGACGCGATCGACAAGATCCAGAACCACACCGTCTCCAACGCCTGCACCTTCGCCCAATACGGCGCGGTGGCCGCGCTGAAGGGCGACCAGAGCTTCATCGAAGACCTGCGCGGCGAATACGACGTCCGCCGCCAGTTCGTCCTCAGCCGCCTGAAGTCGATCCCGAACATCCGCGTCGTCGAGCCTCAGGGTGCGTTCTACTTCTTCGTCTATACCGGCAACACCGGCCTGAAGTCGATGAACCTGTGCGACAAGCTGCTCTCCCGCTACAAGGTGGCCGCCATCCCGGGCATCGCCTTCGGTTATGACGAGGGCATCCGCATCAGCTACTGCACGACGCTGGACGTCCTCAACGAGGGCCTCACCCGCTTCGAGCAGTTCTGCCGCGAGCATTGA
- a CDS encoding tetratricopeptide repeat protein codes for MISVTVLSLSLVHGQGNPVVDEVEGLILKGEYAAAVQRTSENYGDRQNRLRLGTLEMRALLEMGRNDDALMRARGLYRRAAGDPQLCWEIVRALNAMGERDGAREVVQRTLEENPPADAASRIAYGRLMLLDGRDPKEVLQKWFQPAKQADPQNRLPYLAIGRLALANHDRELAAENFREGLKRHPGDADLLLGMAEAGAELPRDQRDPENGVAGYDDLALKANPALVAALLFKGKNLSDGKKFPEAEKVLEKVFAVNPQHAEAWAAMAGIAFVQDRAEEAAQRMLRAQADWSENPRVPEIIGACLARHYRFEEGIRFLEEARAKDPGSTSIAFELGSNLLRFGRIDEGWDLIGEVHRSDPYHVAAFNLITLRDRLKGFPILERDGVQVRLSPEDAAVFGQRALDLAVRAKTTLCEKFGVTLSQPVMVEMLPRQEDFAIRTFGLPGGEAFLGVCFGPLITMTSPRGRLGRNNWEAILWHEMAHTITLEATRHRIPRWLTEGISVHEERLENPGWGMWMNTEYRDHILSGDPPKIADLDAAFGGKDIMHAYFQSSLVVEYLYREYGMEKMRAVLAAISTGRTVADAFAEHMDPLDKIEASFLPRLIGQAKEYGGKMDWSPLTDDEFRVYRQDPEGWMATNPYRYAAWMLLATKLSGDGKWEEARKQLEMIISVEPENHEGTNPYAMLATACRNLGDVEGETAALRKLLELDANAAEAASRLVELAGPVGPEERLERAHSLLAINPFSEGAYRLISATSPGGQSRKALASLIALEPLDVGRLHYDLAADLLETDPEAARRHVLKALEDNPRFRSALELLVSIP; via the coding sequence ATGATTTCCGTCACGGTCCTTTCGCTTTCATTGGTCCATGGCCAGGGAAACCCGGTGGTGGATGAGGTGGAGGGGCTGATCCTGAAAGGGGAGTATGCCGCGGCGGTGCAGAGGACTTCCGAAAACTACGGCGACCGGCAGAACCGGCTGCGGCTGGGGACGCTGGAAATGCGGGCGCTGCTGGAAATGGGCCGGAACGACGACGCCCTGATGCGGGCGCGGGGGCTGTATCGCCGGGCGGCGGGGGATCCGCAGCTTTGCTGGGAGATCGTCCGCGCGCTCAACGCGATGGGGGAGCGGGACGGCGCGCGGGAGGTGGTGCAGCGCACGCTGGAGGAGAACCCACCGGCGGATGCCGCCAGCCGCATCGCCTACGGACGGCTCATGTTGCTGGACGGGCGCGACCCAAAGGAGGTGCTGCAGAAGTGGTTCCAGCCGGCGAAGCAGGCGGATCCGCAGAACCGGCTGCCGTACCTGGCGATCGGGCGGCTGGCGCTGGCCAACCACGACCGGGAACTGGCGGCGGAGAATTTCCGTGAGGGGCTGAAACGCCATCCCGGGGACGCGGATCTGCTGCTCGGCATGGCAGAGGCGGGCGCGGAACTGCCGCGGGATCAGCGGGACCCGGAGAACGGCGTGGCCGGCTATGACGATCTGGCGCTGAAGGCGAACCCCGCGCTGGTCGCCGCCCTCCTGTTCAAGGGAAAGAACCTCAGCGATGGCAAGAAATTCCCGGAAGCGGAGAAGGTGCTGGAGAAAGTCTTCGCCGTGAACCCGCAGCATGCGGAGGCGTGGGCGGCCATGGCGGGGATCGCCTTCGTGCAGGACCGCGCGGAGGAGGCCGCGCAGAGGATGCTGCGTGCGCAGGCCGACTGGTCGGAAAATCCCCGGGTGCCGGAGATCATCGGTGCCTGCCTGGCCCGGCACTACCGGTTCGAGGAAGGCATCCGGTTTCTGGAAGAGGCGCGGGCGAAAGACCCCGGCTCCACCTCCATTGCCTTCGAGCTGGGATCGAACCTGCTGCGCTTCGGCCGCATCGACGAGGGCTGGGATCTCATCGGGGAGGTCCACCGCTCGGACCCGTATCATGTGGCCGCCTTCAATCTCATCACCCTGCGCGACCGTCTGAAGGGCTTCCCCATCCTGGAGCGGGATGGCGTGCAGGTGCGGCTGTCGCCGGAGGATGCCGCCGTCTTCGGTCAGCGGGCGCTGGACCTGGCGGTGCGGGCGAAAACGACGCTGTGCGAAAAATTCGGCGTCACCCTTTCCCAGCCGGTCATGGTGGAGATGCTGCCGCGGCAGGAGGACTTCGCCATCCGCACCTTCGGCCTGCCGGGCGGGGAGGCGTTCCTGGGCGTGTGCTTCGGCCCGCTCATCACCATGACCAGCCCGCGCGGGCGGCTGGGGCGGAATAACTGGGAGGCCATCCTGTGGCATGAGATGGCGCACACCATCACCCTGGAGGCCACCCGCCACCGCATCCCGCGCTGGCTCACGGAGGGCATCAGCGTGCATGAGGAACGGCTGGAGAACCCCGGCTGGGGGATGTGGATGAACACGGAATACCGCGACCACATCCTCTCCGGGGATCCCCCGAAGATCGCGGACCTGGACGCCGCCTTCGGCGGAAAGGACATCATGCACGCCTACTTCCAGAGCTCCCTGGTGGTGGAGTATCTCTACCGGGAATACGGCATGGAGAAAATGCGCGCCGTGCTGGCGGCCATCTCCACCGGCAGGACGGTGGCGGACGCCTTTGCCGAACATATGGACCCGCTGGACAAGATCGAGGCATCCTTCCTGCCCCGGCTCATCGGTCAGGCGAAGGAGTATGGCGGCAAGATGGACTGGTCGCCGCTGACGGATGACGAGTTCCGCGTCTACCGGCAGGACCCGGAGGGATGGATGGCCACGAATCCGTACCGCTACGCGGCCTGGATGTTGCTGGCGACGAAGCTCTCCGGCGATGGGAAGTGGGAGGAAGCGCGGAAACAACTGGAGATGATCATTTCCGTCGAGCCGGAGAACCATGAGGGGACCAATCCTTATGCCATGCTGGCCACGGCCTGCCGGAACCTGGGGGATGTGGAGGGGGAGACCGCTGCCCTGCGGAAGCTGCTGGAATTGGACGCGAACGCCGCGGAGGCAGCCTCCCGTCTGGTGGAGCTGGCCGGCCCCGTGGGTCCGGAGGAACGCCTGGAACGCGCGCACTCCCTGCTGGCGATCAATCCTTTCAGCGAGGGTGCCTACCGCCTGATTTCCGCTACCTCTCCCGGCGGGCAATCCAGGAAAGCGCTCGCCTCGCTCATCGCGCTGGAACCGCTGGACGTCGGACGGCTGCACTATGACTTGGCGGCGGATCTGTTGGAAACCGATCCGGAGGCGGCGCGCCGCCATGTTTTGAAAGCGCTGGAGGACAACCCCCGTTTCCGTAGTGCGCTGGAACTTCTCGTCTCGATTCCCTGA